One Brassica oleracea var. oleracea cultivar TO1000 chromosome C7, BOL, whole genome shotgun sequence genomic window carries:
- the LOC106303377 gene encoding protein FAM63A-like: MATRTNQETRTNQADQATRNGEVTYQIKEINYGGENKMIILPNENGSSPLIAICNLLILRNGMDLTPDRCEVTQQRLIDLLAFRLFMIEDDKEEHFENKAQNIMDAMELLPRLAYGIDVNVKFRSIDDFELSPELTIFGLLKIPLYHGWIFDPQWVT, translated from the exons ATGGCGACGCGGACGAATCAGGAGACGCGGACGAATCAGGCGGATCAGGCGACGCGGAACGGAGAGGTGACTTACCAGATAAAGGAGATCAACTATGGTGGTGAAAACAAGATGATCATTCTCCCGAACGAGAACGGATCGAGTCCTCTGATCGCCATAT GTAACCTTCTGATCTTGAGAAATGGCATGGATCTGACTCCTGATCGTTGTGAAGTTACTCAACAGAGATTGATAGACCTTTTGGCCTTTCGACTCTTTATG ATCGAAGACGACAAAGAAGAGCATTTCGAGAACAAGGCACAGAATATAATGGATGCCATGGAGCTCCTCCCACGCCTTGCTTATGGAATTGATGTCAATGTCAAATTTAGGAG TATTGATGACTTCGAGCTTTCACCCGAGTTAACCATCTTTGGTTTACTAAAGATCCCTTTGTACCATGGATGGATCTTTGATCCTCAG TGGGTTACCTAA
- the LOC106306934 gene encoding protein FAM63A-like — MATRTNQETRTNQADQATRNGEVTYQIKEINYGGENKMIILPNENGSSPLIAICNLLILRNGMDLTPDRCEVTQQRLIDLLAFRLFMIEDDKEEHFENKAQNIMDAMELLPRLAYGIDVNVKFRSIDDFELSPELTIFGLLKIPLYHGWIFDPQDNETATAVGFKSYNDLMMAGLVTLAEKSPIGQGCGESSVDFTATPTRTPTSAEHSRLGRGGDIQEHNALLRTLRLSAINNSDWDSTSSSRDSQDSSSGGTSSSGYSVNLMDTGSGCTSLPGKGAVIKKFLNTNASQLTFPGLFSLRETLKEGDLCVFLRNTHFYTMLKNDNALYTLVTDQGYMVWKNLIQEYIDNINSLSKEGTEGTEIE; from the exons ATGGCGACGCGGACGAATCAGGAGACGCGGACGAATCAGGCGGATCAGGCGACGCGGAACGGAGAGGTGACTTACCAGATAAAGGAGATCAACTATGGTGGTGAAAACAAGATGATCATTCTCCCGAACGAGAACGGATCGAGTCCTCTGATCGCCATAT GTAACCTTCTGATCTTGAGAAATGGCATGGATCTGACTCCTGATCGTTGTGAAGTTACTCAACAGAGATTGATAGACCTTTTGGCCTTTCGACTCTTTATG ATCGAAGACGACAAAGAAGAGCATTTCGAGAACAAGGCACAGAATATAATGGATGCCATGGAGCTCCTCCCACGCCTTGCTTATGGAATTGATGTCAATGTCAAATTTAGGAG TATTGATGACTTCGAGCTTTCACCCGAGTTAACCATCTTTGGTTTACTAAAGATCCCTTTGTACCATGGATGGATCTTTGATCCTCAG GACAATGAAACTGCTACTGCAGTGGGATTCAAATCCTACAATGATTTGATGATGGCTGGCCTTGTTACCTTGGCCGAGAAGTCTCCAATCGGTCAAGGTTGTGGAGAGTCCTCTGTTGATTTTACTGCTACACCTACACGTACACCTACATCTGCAGAGCATAGTAGATTGGGAAGGGGAGGAGATATTCAAGAACACAATGCCCTTCTGCGAACCTTGCGATTATCTGCTATCAATAATAGTGATTGGGATAGTACTAGCAGTAGCAGAGACTCGCAAGACTCAAGCAGTGGGGGAACATCCTCGTCTGGATACTCAGTGAATCTTATGGACACTGGATCTGGCTGTACTAGCCTCCCTGGCAAAG GTGCGGTGATCAAGAAGTTCTTGAATACTAATGCCAGCCAACTAACGTTTCCCGG GCTATTTTCCTTGCGTGAAACCCTCAAAGAAGGTGATCTATGTGTCTTCTTGCGCAACACTCACTTCTACACCATGTTGAAG AATGACAATGCACTATACACCCTAGTTACGGATCAGGGCTACATGGTTTGGAAAAATTTGATCCAG GAATATATCGACAACATCAACAGTTTATCAAAAGAAGGCACGGAAGGCACGGAGATTGAGTAA
- the LOC106303379 gene encoding uncharacterized protein LOC106303379 — MKLYLWDQAATEFCQKFKTFENTPTVILVTTVNPKRLGGTLALISMSSTRVFMDNDFQPTIKYFTWLGCNPDTAKQVSAEVVTKRETLSIADIFSYIKQDSAKDAFFECTATIDDVVHGSAWYYIACSGCQSKATKGPTSMVCTNTKCENVNTTGVARYRAKISVYDNSEQAVFVLLGDAGRSLTGKHASELLSSYFEVNKHQFFTTHTVIIGCKANGDKGAEAEVPVPEALISIIGQTHRFCVKVTDHNFSGNTRPITVTKVLSQDIPPHTEALVGNNNAAASKETMLTRDEVSEPSKSRGDCANEESKRGYDTADPEKAKRPRCEN; from the exons ATGAAGCTCTACCTTTGGGACCAGGCTGCAACAGAGTTCTGCCAGAAATTCAAAACCTTTGAAAACACTCCAACAGTGATTTTGGTCACGACTGTTAACCCCAAACGTCTCGGAG GTACCCTTGCCCTCATCTCTATGTCCTCCACACGGGTGTTCATGGACAATGATTTCCAACCAACCATAAAGTATTTCACCTG GCTCGGCTGTAACCCAGACACTGCTAAGCAGGTTAGTGCAGAGGTGGTAACTAAGCGTGAGACGCTATCTATAGCGGACATATTCTCCTACATCAAGCAGGACTCTGCAAAG GATGCCTTTTTTGAGTGCACAGCTACAATTGATGATGTTGTTCATGGCTCTGCTTGGTACTACATTGCATGCAGTGGGTGCCAATCTAAGGCTACCAAGGGCCCAACATCGATGGTTTGTACAAACACAAAGTGTGAGAATGTTAACACAACTGGTGTTGCACG GTACCGTGCAAAGATATCTGTTTATGACAACAGTGAGCAAGCTGTTTTTGTCTTGCTTGGTGATGCTGGTCGTTCTTTAACTGGGAAGCACGCATCGGAGTTGCTAAGCAGCTACTTTGAGGTAAATAAGCATCAGTTTTTTACAACTCACACTGTTATTATTGGATGTAAGGCCAATGGAGACAAAGGAGCTGAGGCTGAGGTGCCTGTCCCAGAAGCTCTAATCAGCATCATCGGACAAACGCATAGGTTTTGTGTGAAAGTGACGGATCACAACTTCTCAGGCAACACCCGACCTATAACAGTCACCAAGGTCCTCTCTCAAGACATCCCTCCACACACAGAAGCATTGGTTGGAAACAACAATGCTGCAGCGTCCAAGGAAACGATGCTGACCAGAGACGAAGTGTCCGAACCCTCCAAAAGCCGTGGAGATTGTGCAAATGAAGAGAGTAAGAGGGGGTATGACACTGCTGATCCAGAGAAGGCTAAACGGCCAAGATGTGAGAATTAG
- the LOC106303378 gene encoding probable sodium/metabolite cotransporter BASS6, chloroplastic: protein MNVITTPIETLHLKSKHRLLPRALHRSQRVQLLSLNTLSNSSLTSPARIVSLSQGGGSIDLWRRYASDKFSDMGLDPGAGSDKMFNETASSIVETLKKANSILPHVVLASTVLALLYPPSFTWFTSRYFVPALGFLMFAVGINSNEKDFLKAFKRPKAILLGYLGQYLIKPLLGFIFGLAAVSLFQLPTPLGAGIMLVSCVSGAQLSNYATFLTDPALAPLSIVMTSLSTATAVLVTPMLSLLLIGKKLPVDVKGMISSILQVVIAPIAADVVPKTVQCNQTVSTILLLVTMFHLSAFLSGYFLTGSVFRNAPDSKALQRTLSYETGMQSSLLAPALATKFFQDPLVGIPPAISTVVMSLMGFTLVMIWSNDKEQSI, encoded by the exons ATGAATGTGATCACAACTCCCATAGAAACTCTACATCTTAAATCAAAACATCGTCTTCTACCACGAGCTCTACATCGAAGTCAACGGGTTCAACTTCTCTCGCTCAACACCTTGTCCAACTCTTCTTTGACTTCTCCAGCTCGCATTGTCTCACTTTCTCAAG GTGGCGGATCGATAGATTTGTGGCGTAGGTATGCATCCGACAAGTTCTCAGACATGGGTTTGGATCCTGGAGCAGGTTCAGACAAG ATGTTTAATGAGACGGCTTCTTCTATAGTGGAAACATTGAAGAAAGCAAACTCTATACTTCCTCATGTGGTGTTGGCGAGTACTGTCTTAGCTCTTCTCTATCCTCCTTCTTTCACTTGGTTTACCTCCAG GTACTTTGTTCCGGCGTTAGGCTTCTTGATGTTTGCCGTTGGTATCAATTCAAACGAGAAAGACTTTCTCAAAGCCTTCAAAAGACCAAAAGCTATACTCCTTGGTTATCTTGGACAGTATCTCATCAAGCCTCTCTTAGGTTTCATCTTTGGCTTAGCTGCTGTCTCTCTTTTCCAACTACCAACTCCACTAGGTGCTGGAATCATGTTGGTTTCATGTGTTAGTGGAGCTCAGTTATCAAACTACGCTACTTTCTTGACAGATCCAGCATTGGCACCACTTAGCATCGTCATGACATCTCTATCAACCGCTACCGCGGTTCTTGTCACACCGATGCTATCACTCTTGCTTATAGGGAAGAAGCTGCCCGTCGATGTGAAAGGAATGATCTCCAGCATTCTCCAGGTCGTGATCGCACCAATTGCTGCAGAC GTTGTTCCCAAAACTGTCCAATGCAATCAGACCGTTTCTACCATATTGTTGCTAGTAACAATGTTCCATCTGTCAGCTTTCCTATCTGGATACTTCCTTACCGGTTCCGTCTTTAGAAACGCTCCAGACTCTAAAGCCTTGCAAAGAACATTGTCCTATGAAACTG GAATGCAGAGTAGTCTTTTGGCTCCAGCGCTTGCGACAAAGTTCTTTCAAGATCCTCTTGTTGGGATTCCTCCTGCAATATCT ACGGTGGTAATGTCATTGATGGGGTTCACACTCGTTATGATATGGTCTAACGATAAAGAGCAAAGCATTTAA